In the genome of Streptomyces pactum, one region contains:
- the glpX gene encoding class II fructose-bisphosphatase — translation MTEHHLPAPLEVSPEAPDRNLALELVRVTEAGAMASGRWVGRGDKNGADGAAVKAMRSLIHTVSMNGVVVIGEGEKDNAPMLYNGERVGDGTGAECDVAVDPVDGTTLTAKGMANAVSVMAVAERGSMFDPSAVFYMEKLVTGPEAAEFVDITAPVDVNIRRVAKAKNSSPEDVTVVILDRPRHEKIVKEIRETGARIKFISDGDVAGAIMAAREGTGVDLLMGIGGTPEGIIAACAIKCLGGTIQTRLWPKDDAERERALDAGHDLDRVLSTDDLVRGDNVFFVATGITDGDLLRGVRYRAETATTQSLVMRSKSGTIRQIDSTHRLSKLRAYASVDFERAR, via the coding sequence ATGACCGAGCACCATCTCCCCGCTCCGCTTGAGGTCAGCCCCGAGGCCCCCGACCGCAACCTCGCCCTGGAACTCGTCCGGGTCACCGAGGCGGGCGCCATGGCCTCCGGCCGCTGGGTCGGACGAGGCGACAAGAACGGTGCCGACGGCGCGGCCGTCAAGGCCATGCGCTCCCTGATCCACACCGTGTCGATGAACGGCGTGGTGGTCATCGGCGAGGGCGAGAAGGACAACGCCCCGATGCTCTACAACGGCGAGCGGGTGGGCGACGGCACCGGCGCGGAGTGCGACGTGGCGGTGGACCCGGTCGACGGCACCACGCTCACCGCCAAGGGCATGGCGAACGCGGTGTCGGTGATGGCCGTGGCCGAGCGCGGTTCGATGTTCGACCCTTCCGCGGTCTTCTACATGGAGAAGCTGGTCACCGGCCCGGAGGCCGCCGAGTTCGTGGACATCACCGCCCCGGTGGACGTGAACATCCGGCGCGTCGCCAAGGCGAAGAACTCCAGCCCCGAGGACGTCACCGTCGTCATCCTGGACCGGCCCCGGCACGAGAAGATCGTCAAGGAGATCCGGGAGACCGGCGCCCGGATCAAGTTCATCTCCGACGGCGACGTGGCCGGCGCGATCATGGCCGCCCGGGAGGGCACCGGTGTGGACCTGCTGATGGGCATCGGCGGCACCCCGGAGGGCATCATCGCGGCCTGTGCCATCAAGTGCCTGGGCGGCACCATCCAGACCCGGCTGTGGCCCAAGGACGACGCCGAGCGGGAGCGCGCCCTCGACGCCGGCCACGACCTGGACCGGGTGCTGAGCACCGACGACCTGGTCCGCGGCGACAACGTCTTCTTCGTCGCCACCGGCATCACCGACGGCGACCTGCTGCGCGGGGTGCGCTACCGGGCCGAGACCGCCACCACCCAGTCGCTGGTGATGCGCTCGAAGTCCGGCACCATCCGGCAGATCGACTCCACGCACCGGCTCTCGAAGCTGCGCGCGTACGCCTCGGTCGATTTCGAGCGGGCCCGCTAG
- a CDS encoding DUF4245 domain-containing protein codes for MGDHVRVAGKRGNKTIRGMVQSLGVTVVVAGLIYVFIPHDEDHDPIRTVDYRVELQTVRRAAPYPVAAPEPGGLPEGWRATSVRYTPESKDGAAWHLGFLDADREYVAVEQSDGRPAAFVGNVTHGARETDRTERVNGREWTWYKGPKYNALVLQEEGVTTVVTGTAPYGHLVKMAAALQTRKG; via the coding sequence ATGGGGGACCATGTACGGGTGGCAGGTAAGCGAGGCAACAAGACGATCCGCGGCATGGTGCAGTCCCTCGGGGTGACCGTTGTGGTCGCTGGGCTCATCTACGTCTTCATTCCGCACGACGAGGACCACGACCCGATCCGAACGGTTGATTACCGCGTCGAACTCCAGACGGTCCGCCGCGCCGCGCCCTACCCGGTGGCCGCCCCCGAGCCGGGCGGCCTGCCCGAGGGCTGGCGGGCCACCTCGGTCCGCTACACCCCCGAGAGCAAGGACGGCGCGGCCTGGCACCTGGGCTTCCTCGACGCGGACCGGGAGTACGTGGCCGTGGAGCAGAGCGACGGCCGGCCCGCCGCGTTCGTGGGCAACGTGACGCACGGGGCGCGCGAGACCGACCGCACCGAGCGCGTCAACGGCCGGGAGTGGACCTGGTACAAGGGCCCGAAGTACAACGCGCTGGTACTCCAGGAGGAGGGCGTCACCACGGTGGTCACCGGGACCGCCCCGTACGGGCACCTCGTGAAGATGGCCGCCGCGCTGCAGACCCGTAAGGGCTGA
- a CDS encoding malonic semialdehyde reductase, with product MTLALDAAAQDLLFRAAHTANTFTDEPVTEEQVQAIYDLVKYAPTAFNQSPLRIVLVRSAEARERLVAHMAEGNQAKTRTAPLVAVLAADNEFHHELPTLFPHFPQAKDVFFAERSAREQAASLNAALQAAYFIVGIRAAGLAAGPMTGFDAAGVQKEFLDEDHTPLMVVNIGKPGENASYPRSPRLSYDQVVTTV from the coding sequence ATGACTCTCGCCCTCGACGCCGCCGCCCAGGACCTGCTGTTCCGTGCGGCGCACACCGCCAACACGTTCACCGACGAACCGGTGACCGAGGAGCAGGTGCAGGCGATCTACGACCTGGTGAAGTACGCCCCGACCGCGTTCAACCAGTCCCCGCTGCGGATCGTCCTGGTCCGCTCCGCCGAGGCGCGCGAGCGTCTGGTGGCCCACATGGCCGAGGGGAACCAGGCGAAGACCCGCACCGCGCCGCTGGTGGCCGTGCTCGCCGCGGACAACGAGTTCCACCACGAGCTGCCGACCCTCTTCCCGCACTTCCCGCAGGCCAAGGACGTCTTCTTCGCCGAGCGCAGCGCCCGCGAGCAGGCCGCGTCGCTCAACGCCGCGCTCCAGGCCGCGTACTTCATCGTGGGCATCCGCGCCGCCGGCCTGGCCGCGGGCCCGATGACCGGCTTCGACGCCGCCGGGGTGCAGAAGGAGTTCCTGGACGAGGACCACACCCCGCTGATGGTCGTCAACATCGGCAAGCCGGGTGAGAACGCCTCGTACCCGCGCTCCCCGCGCCTCTCCTACGACCAGGTCGTCACCACCGTCTGA
- a CDS encoding exodeoxyribonuclease VII small subunit, which yields METTTDGPGGTAEVDGTDGARGADRGGAPAPESALGYEQARDELIEVVRRLEAGGTTLEESLALWERGEELGRVCRRWLDGARARLDAALAGQAGDTAGGTGDRATEEG from the coding sequence ATGGAGACGACGACGGACGGGCCCGGCGGGACGGCGGAAGTGGACGGGACGGACGGCGCCCGGGGCGCGGACCGGGGCGGTGCGCCCGCACCGGAGTCCGCGCTCGGCTACGAGCAGGCACGGGACGAGCTGATCGAGGTCGTCCGGCGGCTGGAGGCGGGCGGCACCACGCTGGAGGAGTCGCTGGCGCTGTGGGAGCGCGGCGAGGAGCTGGGCCGGGTGTGCCGCCGCTGGCTCGACGGGGCGCGCGCCCGGCTGGACGCGGCACTCGCCGGGCAGGCCGGGGACACGGCCGGCGGCACCGGGGACCGGGCCACCGAGGAGGGCTGA
- the xseA gene encoding exodeoxyribonuclease VII large subunit — protein MALNTSADSPIPVGQVSRLIGGWIDRLGAVWVEGQITQLSRRPGAGVVFLTLRDPSYDISLSVTCFRSVFDQVADVVSEGARVVVHAKPEWYAPRGQLSLRAAEIRPVGVGELLARLEQLKRTLAAEGLFAADRKKPLPFLPQLIGLVCGRASAAERDVLENARLRWPAVRFEVRNVPVQGVHAVPRVVAAVRELDERPDVDVIVVARGGGSVEDLLPFSDEQLVRAVAACATPVVSAIGHEPDSPLLDLVADLRASTPTDAAKKVVPDVGEELARIQQLRERALRAVHGFLDREERGLAHALARPCMEHPHRMVDGRAEQVDALLGRARRTLGHLLDRADSELTHTRARVVALSPAATLRRGYAVLQHQDGSVVRRADEVTADEVLRARVAEGEFAVRPAVGDRA, from the coding sequence ATGGCTCTCAACACCTCGGCGGACTCCCCGATCCCGGTCGGACAGGTGTCCCGGCTGATCGGCGGCTGGATCGACCGGCTCGGGGCGGTGTGGGTGGAGGGGCAGATCACCCAGCTGTCCCGCCGGCCCGGCGCCGGCGTGGTGTTCCTGACCCTCCGCGACCCCAGCTACGACATCTCCCTCTCGGTCACCTGCTTCCGCTCGGTCTTCGACCAGGTGGCGGACGTCGTCTCGGAGGGCGCCCGGGTGGTGGTGCACGCCAAGCCCGAGTGGTACGCGCCGCGCGGCCAGCTCTCCCTGCGGGCCGCCGAGATCCGGCCGGTCGGGGTCGGCGAGCTGCTGGCCCGGCTGGAGCAGCTCAAGCGCACCCTGGCCGCGGAGGGGCTGTTCGCCGCCGACCGGAAGAAGCCGCTGCCGTTCCTCCCGCAGCTGATCGGCCTGGTGTGCGGCCGGGCCTCGGCGGCCGAGCGGGATGTCCTGGAGAACGCCCGGCTGCGCTGGCCGGCCGTCCGGTTCGAGGTGCGGAACGTGCCGGTGCAGGGCGTGCACGCGGTGCCCCGGGTGGTGGCCGCGGTGCGCGAGCTGGACGAGCGGCCGGACGTCGATGTGATCGTGGTGGCCCGGGGCGGCGGCAGCGTGGAGGACCTGCTGCCGTTCTCCGACGAGCAGCTGGTACGGGCCGTCGCCGCCTGTGCCACGCCGGTCGTCTCGGCCATCGGCCACGAGCCCGACTCCCCGCTGCTGGACCTCGTCGCGGACCTGCGGGCCTCCACCCCCACGGACGCGGCGAAGAAGGTGGTGCCCGACGTCGGCGAGGAGCTGGCCCGTATCCAGCAGCTGCGGGAGCGCGCGCTGCGGGCGGTGCACGGGTTCCTGGACCGCGAGGAACGCGGCCTGGCCCACGCGCTGGCCCGGCCGTGCATGGAGCATCCGCACCGCATGGTGGACGGGCGCGCCGAGCAGGTGGACGCGCTCCTGGGGCGGGCCCGCCGCACCCTCGGGCACCTGCTGGACCGGGCCGACTCGGAGCTGACCCACACCCGGGCCCGGGTGGTCGCGCTCTCCCCCGCCGCGACACTGCGCCGGGGCTACGCGGTGCTCCAGCACCAGGACGGCTCGGTGGTACGCCGGGCGGACGAGGTGACGGCGGACGAGGTGCTGCGGGCGCGGGTCGCCGAGGGCGAGTTCGCGGTCCGGCCCGCTGTCGGTGACCGCGCATAG
- the trxB gene encoding thioredoxin-disulfide reductase has product MSAGDRAPATGPAERVHEVAVIGSGPAGYTAALYAARADLAPVVFLGTVFVGGALATTTEVENFPGFPDGVQGPDLMEKMRAQAARFGARMIEDDVAAVELCGEVKRLIDGHGRAHLARTVIVATGSGHRRLGLPREEEFSGRGVSSCATCDGFFFRGRHLAVVGGGDTALEEATFLTRYAASVTVVHRRDSLRASRAMQARAFADPKITFAFDSEVVELLGDVRLTGVTLRDTRTGATRPLAVGGLFVAIGQDPRSGLFAGQLELDAKGYVVVRAPTTRTSVPGVFAAGDVVDHRYRQAVTAAGTGCAAALDAEHYLAARRSRVTEPASR; this is encoded by the coding sequence ATGAGCGCCGGCGACCGTGCCCCGGCCACCGGCCCCGCGGAGCGGGTCCACGAGGTGGCGGTCATCGGATCGGGCCCGGCCGGGTACACCGCCGCCCTCTACGCCGCGCGCGCCGACCTGGCCCCGGTGGTGTTCCTCGGCACGGTGTTCGTCGGCGGGGCGCTCGCCACGACCACCGAGGTGGAGAACTTCCCCGGCTTCCCCGACGGCGTCCAGGGGCCCGACCTGATGGAGAAGATGCGGGCCCAGGCCGCCCGGTTCGGCGCCCGCATGATCGAGGACGACGTCGCCGCCGTCGAACTGTGCGGCGAGGTCAAGCGGCTGATCGACGGCCACGGCCGCGCCCACCTGGCCCGGACCGTGATCGTGGCGACCGGCTCCGGCCACCGGAGGCTGGGTCTGCCGCGCGAGGAGGAGTTCTCCGGCCGCGGCGTGTCGTCGTGCGCCACCTGCGACGGGTTCTTCTTCCGGGGCCGGCACCTGGCGGTGGTCGGCGGCGGGGACACCGCCCTGGAGGAGGCGACCTTCCTCACCCGTTACGCCGCGTCGGTGACCGTGGTGCACCGCCGCGACTCGCTGCGCGCCTCCCGGGCGATGCAGGCCCGGGCCTTCGCCGACCCGAAGATCACCTTCGCCTTCGACAGCGAGGTCGTCGAGCTGCTCGGCGATGTGCGGCTCACCGGGGTGACGCTGCGCGACACCAGGACCGGCGCCACCCGCCCGCTGGCGGTCGGCGGGCTGTTCGTCGCCATCGGACAGGACCCGCGCAGCGGCCTGTTCGCCGGACAGCTGGAGCTGGACGCCAAGGGGTACGTCGTGGTGCGCGCGCCCACCACCCGGACCAGCGTGCCGGGGGTCTTCGCGGCCGGTGACGTGGTCGATCACCGCTACCGGCAGGCGGTCACCGCGGCCGGCACCGGCTGCGCCGCCGCGCTCGACGCCGAGCACTACCTGGCGGCCCGGCGGTCCCGGGTGACGGAACCGGCCTCGCGGTAG
- a CDS encoding S8 family peptidase produces MKHATRTSAVAAAAALPLLLGALHLPPAAAAGTGKGTGASTGPGTVHIVQLHGVGTTEDEVTAVAREMTARYGGELRRTYHSAIQGFSATLTDDQVARYYKDTRIDSVTGDRTYSVAGRPSGTPPTAVPGAHTPPPDTPGTVPTGGSTGGGSGSAAGGSAGGTTAAGASGGGVQFGHVPWGLDRIDQRDLPLDRTYRFPGTAGNVRVYVVDTGVRTGHQEFGGRARGAYDAITRTVGGGGTDCAGHGTASASIAAGRYTGVAKSARVESVRAFGCDGTASLEHLLTAVDWITANAVKPAVVNLGFSGPPGSVLDLQLYEMTRQGIAYTAAAGNGGPDGAGVESCETTPARQTTAITVAATDPGDRRPAWSNYGYCVHLFAPGTDIPAASAAGSTAYTQLTGTSAATAEVTGAAALHLSAHPAASPEEIDRALAEAATADRVRDPGEASKNLLLHIGGATRAGGTR; encoded by the coding sequence ATGAAGCACGCGACGAGAACCTCCGCCGTGGCGGCCGCCGCGGCCCTGCCCCTGCTCCTCGGCGCCCTCCACCTCCCCCCGGCCGCCGCGGCCGGAACCGGGAAGGGGACGGGCGCCTCGACCGGGCCGGGCACCGTGCACATCGTGCAGCTGCACGGCGTCGGTACCACCGAGGACGAGGTCACCGCGGTCGCCCGGGAGATGACCGCCCGCTACGGCGGGGAGCTGCGCCGGACGTACCACTCCGCGATTCAGGGGTTCTCCGCCACCCTCACCGACGACCAGGTGGCCCGGTACTACAAGGACACCCGGATCGACTCGGTGACCGGTGACCGCACCTACAGCGTCGCCGGCCGGCCGTCGGGGACGCCCCCGACGGCCGTGCCGGGGGCACACACGCCTCCGCCGGACACGCCCGGGACCGTCCCGACCGGGGGCTCGACGGGCGGCGGCTCCGGCTCCGCTGCCGGGGGCTCCGCGGGCGGGACCACCGCTGCCGGGGCCTCCGGGGGCGGGGTGCAGTTCGGTCACGTCCCCTGGGGGCTGGACCGGATCGACCAGCGCGACCTGCCGCTGGACCGGACGTACCGCTTCCCCGGCACCGCCGGGAACGTCCGGGTCTACGTGGTGGACACCGGGGTGCGCACCGGGCACCAGGAGTTCGGCGGCCGGGCGCGCGGCGCGTACGACGCCATCACCCGCACGGTCGGCGGCGGCGGGACCGACTGCGCCGGCCACGGCACCGCCTCGGCCTCGATCGCCGCCGGGCGCTACACCGGGGTGGCCAAGAGCGCCCGGGTGGAGTCGGTCCGGGCCTTCGGCTGCGACGGCACCGCGTCCCTGGAGCACCTGCTCACCGCGGTCGACTGGATCACCGCGAACGCCGTCAAGCCGGCGGTGGTCAACCTCGGCTTCTCCGGTCCGCCCGGCTCGGTGCTCGACCTCCAGCTGTACGAGATGACCCGGCAGGGCATCGCGTACACCGCGGCGGCCGGGAACGGCGGCCCCGACGGCGCCGGCGTCGAGTCGTGCGAGACCACCCCGGCCCGCCAGACCACCGCGATCACGGTCGCCGCCACCGATCCGGGCGACCGCCGCCCGGCCTGGTCCAACTACGGGTACTGCGTCCACCTCTTCGCGCCCGGCACCGACATCCCCGCGGCGAGCGCGGCCGGCTCCACCGCGTACACCCAGCTCACCGGCACCTCCGCCGCCACCGCCGAGGTGACCGGTGCCGCCGCCCTCCACCTGTCCGCCCACCCGGCGGCGTCCCCGGAGGAGATCGACCGGGCGCTGGCGGAGGCTGCCACCGCCGACCGGGTGCGCGACCCCGGCGAGGCCTCCAAGAACCTGCTGCTCCACATCGGCGGTGCCACCCGCGCCGGGGGTACCCGATGA
- a CDS encoding thioredoxin family protein, which yields MLRRIAVGAAVAAALLGTATTPALAGPATPPPAVTATATAEIPNVVDVTSANYAQVMEWSKTKPVVLDFTAGWCYWCQKQKPYLQQYNTADNGAWVWARVDVDRNPTLTQKYGVRGIPALLNIRNGQEAGSRLVGFDGPTSLRTWLNNL from the coding sequence ATGCTCCGCAGAATCGCCGTCGGCGCCGCCGTGGCGGCCGCGCTGCTCGGGACCGCCACCACCCCGGCCCTGGCCGGGCCGGCCACCCCGCCGCCGGCCGTCACCGCCACCGCCACCGCCGAGATCCCCAACGTGGTGGATGTGACCTCCGCCAACTACGCCCAGGTCATGGAGTGGTCGAAGACCAAGCCGGTGGTCCTCGACTTCACCGCCGGCTGGTGCTACTGGTGCCAGAAGCAGAAGCCGTACCTCCAGCAGTACAACACCGCGGACAACGGCGCCTGGGTCTGGGCCCGGGTCGACGTCGACCGCAATCCCACGCTGACGCAGAAGTACGGGGTCCGCGGCATCCCGGCCCTGCTCAACATCCGCAACGGCCAGGAGGCCGGGAGCCGGCTGGTGGGCTTCGACGGCCCGACCTCGCTGCGCACCTGGCTGAACAACCTGTAA
- a CDS encoding rhodanese-like domain-containing protein, producing the protein MLPLITRDELKSAIEAGTVTVVDTMPADYYEREHLPGAVNIPGFPYEEAARLTDELAPARLPDRSAATVVYCANVPCRNSELVGARLVELGYRDVRKYREGIEDWVAGGLPTETGPA; encoded by the coding sequence GTGCTGCCACTGATCACCAGGGACGAACTGAAATCCGCGATCGAGGCCGGAACGGTGACGGTCGTGGACACCATGCCCGCCGACTACTACGAACGCGAGCACCTGCCGGGCGCGGTCAACATCCCGGGCTTCCCCTACGAGGAGGCCGCCCGGCTCACCGACGAACTCGCCCCGGCCCGGCTCCCCGACCGTTCCGCCGCCACCGTCGTGTACTGCGCGAACGTGCCGTGCCGGAACAGCGAACTCGTCGGTGCCCGGCTCGTCGAGCTCGGATACCGCGACGTCCGCAAGTACCGCGAAGGAATAGAGGACTGGGTCGCCGGCGGCCTGCCCACCGAGACGGGCCCGGCCTGA
- a CDS encoding purine-cytosine permease family protein yields MNGTAPDGDADDYALSRVPEHARHSWVSVAVQRFGQVSSFQQFLVGAVLGFGMEFTDAVIAITIGSVMLEVITILLGIAGVREGLSTSLLARWSGFGRKGSALVGLLMALSLAGWFGVQNGVFAQGMHDLAGWAPEWAWALAGGALVTAVTVHGFRVMAWTAWLTVPAFLLLAAWSVADTLAGHSLSGLMTSAPPGPSMSLAEGTTLVSGAFILGAIMTPDMTRFNRRPSDVVKQTLISVTLGEYLIGLTAVLLAHAARTSDIVGIITSSSGLLGTLILATAILKINDWNLYSSSLGLVNSLDVLFGRRAGRRTVTLVIGAAGTALSAAGIAGHFPDFLEAIGVLAPPVAGIIIAEYFVVRRFRADLDRARRDGVLPGECADWMPLSLVCWAAGAAAGEYLDAGIPSINSVAVAFLGYAIAGRVAVGHRTPPALPQSLARPDVKRTGG; encoded by the coding sequence GTGAACGGCACCGCACCGGACGGGGACGCGGACGACTACGCGCTGAGCCGGGTACCGGAACACGCACGGCATTCCTGGGTCTCGGTCGCGGTCCAGCGGTTCGGACAGGTCTCCTCGTTCCAGCAGTTCCTGGTGGGCGCGGTCCTCGGATTCGGGATGGAATTCACCGACGCGGTCATCGCCATCACCATCGGTTCGGTGATGCTGGAGGTCATCACGATCCTGCTGGGGATCGCCGGGGTCCGGGAGGGCCTGTCCACCTCGCTGCTGGCCCGCTGGTCCGGGTTCGGGCGCAAGGGCTCCGCACTGGTGGGGCTGCTGATGGCGCTCAGTCTGGCGGGCTGGTTCGGGGTGCAGAACGGCGTCTTCGCGCAGGGCATGCACGACCTGGCCGGCTGGGCGCCGGAGTGGGCCTGGGCACTGGCCGGTGGCGCCCTCGTCACCGCCGTCACCGTCCACGGGTTCCGGGTGATGGCGTGGACCGCCTGGCTCACCGTGCCCGCGTTCCTGCTCCTGGCCGCCTGGTCGGTCGCCGACACCCTCGCGGGCCACTCCCTGAGCGGCCTGATGACCTCCGCGCCGCCGGGCCCGTCGATGTCCCTCGCCGAGGGCACCACGCTGGTCTCGGGCGCCTTCATCCTCGGCGCGATCATGACGCCGGACATGACCCGCTTCAACCGCCGGCCGTCCGACGTGGTGAAACAGACGCTGATCAGCGTCACGCTGGGCGAGTACCTGATCGGGCTCACCGCGGTGCTGCTCGCCCACGCCGCCCGGACCTCCGACATCGTCGGGATCATCACCTCGTCCTCGGGGCTGCTGGGCACGCTGATCCTGGCCACCGCGATCCTCAAGATCAACGACTGGAACCTGTACTCGTCGTCGCTGGGCCTGGTGAACTCCCTCGACGTGCTGTTCGGCCGCCGGGCGGGCCGCCGGACGGTCACCCTCGTCATCGGGGCCGCCGGCACCGCGCTGTCCGCCGCGGGCATCGCCGGCCACTTCCCCGATTTCCTGGAGGCCATCGGGGTCCTCGCCCCGCCGGTGGCCGGGATCATCATCGCCGAGTACTTCGTCGTACGGCGGTTCCGCGCCGATCTGGACCGGGCCCGGCGCGACGGCGTGCTGCCCGGCGAGTGCGCCGACTGGATGCCGCTGTCCCTGGTGTGCTGGGCCGCCGGAGCCGCGGCGGGTGAGTACCTCGACGCGGGCATCCCGTCGATCAACTCGGTGGCCGTCGCCTTCCTCGGCTACGCGATCGCGGGCCGGGTCGCCGTCGGCCACCGTACCCCGCCCGCCCTCCCGCAGTCCCTCGCCCGACCCGATGTGAAGCGAACCGGAGGATGA
- a CDS encoding tRNA-dependent cyclodipeptide synthase has protein sequence MFDIEPLTERCGTVLREASHACIGVSPFNSYFSTRRLTELAGWALSAFGSCHFFVPDAAAAYTLEALGDTPERARHKAGRQGRYVRNKVTTALRTLGVAEPADLILGMDRLSQNARYRELLDAAQLLFETDAAFRAACLDASLWVLDRKLPPGARPTPEQLGKAVRYFLAELPLFTDSAGIAGAGARSSMFVYHHRVRFLERFYRGELTWSPAPGQGFLVVRERPPRNSVPDGRDNLIPPPRDAGPAPGRAGMDLIANASPETGPESPPGAGKGISPGPAAAGHEHTGAAS, from the coding sequence ATGTTTGACATTGAACCACTCACCGAAAGGTGCGGCACGGTGCTGCGCGAGGCGTCGCACGCCTGCATCGGGGTCAGCCCGTTCAACAGCTACTTCAGCACCCGGCGGCTGACCGAGCTGGCGGGCTGGGCCCTGTCGGCATTCGGCAGCTGCCACTTCTTCGTCCCCGACGCCGCCGCCGCGTACACGCTGGAGGCGCTGGGCGACACCCCCGAGCGGGCCCGCCACAAGGCCGGGCGGCAGGGCCGGTACGTCCGCAACAAGGTCACCACGGCGCTGCGGACGCTGGGCGTGGCGGAACCGGCGGACCTGATCCTGGGCATGGACCGGCTCTCCCAGAACGCCCGGTACCGCGAACTGCTGGACGCCGCCCAGCTGCTGTTCGAGACGGACGCCGCTTTCCGTGCCGCCTGTCTCGACGCGTCGCTGTGGGTGCTGGACCGGAAACTGCCGCCGGGCGCCCGGCCGACGCCGGAACAGCTCGGCAAGGCCGTCCGCTACTTCCTGGCCGAACTCCCCCTGTTCACCGATTCCGCGGGAATCGCCGGCGCCGGTGCCAGGTCGTCCATGTTCGTCTACCACCACCGGGTGCGTTTTCTGGAACGTTTCTACCGCGGCGAACTCACCTGGTCACCGGCGCCCGGACAGGGTTTTCTGGTGGTGCGGGAGCGTCCGCCGCGGAATTCGGTGCCGGACGGCCGGGACAACCTCATTCCACCGCCCCGGGACGCAGGCCCCGCCCCCGGCCGGGCCGGAATGGACCTCATTGCGAACGCGAGTCCGGAAACCGGCCCGGAATCACCTCCGGGCGCCGGAAAGGGAATTTCCCCGGGACCGGCCGCCGCCGGGCACGAACACACCGGGGCGGCCTCGTGA
- a CDS encoding LysR family transcriptional regulator: MDLQLRHLRNLCAIADAGSLNRAATALGLPQPALSRQVRRLEQLLGGPLFERDSGGVRPTPLGAGVLDHAGTILRLSDGLGEQLRGHQLSRRGTVRVGWATSALHEPFLRCLRRLPCAGGVRVVTTHSSRTLAALLRSGEVDLALRDHCDGDEPLVPPGTRTAAPGPSGGPVPGGGPVSEVVWAESPVRLALAASHPLATAPVITMADLAEEEWISAYGPDDCSEKLRELCGAYGFTPRISHDVPVCGPRSEVIRHQGGIALTQALRPVGPGVVRRDVIDLALRVRHSIAFRNDSPFAAHVPLLARELAAAYRELAGAAPPDGGTAPRGPAPAGAVLPDLSGATVTGGCGIRDAGAVQDAAAEGCGTTGARGSGGTGAGGSGIWVAGGSGVRAAGGVVPGTAEAGATDRPEPEPDPGRSAGRESGPGRSAGREPDPGRSAGREPGPGRPAVSEPFAPHGSGTSRPRTERRAADGPPDGSPRPRR; encoded by the coding sequence ATGGACTTACAGCTACGGCACTTACGTAATCTGTGCGCCATTGCGGACGCGGGAAGCCTCAATCGGGCGGCGACCGCGCTGGGCCTGCCCCAGCCCGCCCTCAGCCGTCAGGTGCGACGGCTGGAGCAGTTGCTCGGCGGCCCGCTCTTCGAACGCGACTCGGGCGGGGTCCGGCCGACACCCCTGGGGGCCGGCGTCCTCGACCACGCCGGCACCATCCTCCGGCTCTCCGACGGCCTCGGGGAGCAGCTCCGGGGCCACCAGCTGAGCCGGCGCGGCACGGTACGGGTGGGCTGGGCCACCAGCGCCCTGCACGAGCCGTTCCTGCGCTGCCTGCGCCGGCTGCCCTGCGCCGGAGGCGTGCGCGTGGTCACCACCCACTCCTCCCGCACCCTGGCGGCCCTGCTGCGCAGCGGCGAGGTCGACCTGGCGCTGCGTGACCACTGCGACGGGGACGAGCCGCTCGTCCCGCCCGGCACCCGTACCGCAGCCCCCGGCCCGAGCGGCGGCCCGGTACCGGGCGGCGGCCCGGTCTCGGAGGTGGTCTGGGCCGAGAGCCCGGTCCGCCTGGCGCTCGCCGCGAGCCACCCGCTCGCCACCGCCCCGGTCATCACCATGGCCGACCTGGCCGAGGAGGAGTGGATCTCGGCGTACGGCCCCGACGACTGCTCCGAGAAGCTCCGCGAGCTGTGCGGGGCGTACGGCTTCACCCCGCGGATCAGCCACGACGTGCCGGTGTGCGGACCGCGCAGCGAGGTGATCCGCCACCAGGGCGGCATCGCCCTCACCCAGGCGCTGCGCCCGGTCGGGCCCGGGGTGGTCCGCCGCGACGTCATCGACCTGGCGCTGCGGGTCCGGCACTCGATCGCCTTCCGCAACGACAGCCCGTTCGCCGCCCACGTCCCGCTCCTGGCCCGGGAGCTGGCCGCGGCGTACCGGGAGCTGGCCGGCGCGGCGCCGCCGGACGGCGGGACGGCGCCCCGGGGCCCGGCCCCCGCCGGAGCCGTGCTCCCCGACCTCTCGGGGGCCACGGTCACCGGCGGCTGCGGGATCAGGGACGCCGGTGCTGTCCAGGACGCGGCCGCCGAGGGGTGCGGGACCACGGGCGCCCGCGGCTCCGGTGGCACGGGCGCCGGCGGCTCCGGCATATGGGTAGCCGGTGGCTCCGGGGTCAGGGCCGCCGGCGGTGTGGTTCCGGGTACCGCCGAGGCGGGTGCCACGGACCGGCCGGAGCCGGAGCCGGATCCCGGCCGGTCGGCGGGACGTGAGTCGGGCCCCGGCCGGTCGGCGGGACGTGAGCCGGATCCCGGCCGGTCCGCGGGACGTGAGCCGGGCCCCGGCCGGCCCGCGGTATCGGAGCCGTTCGCCCCCCACGGCTCCGGTACGTCGCGGCCCCGGACCGAGCGCCGCGCCGCCGACGGACCACCAGACGGCTCCCCCCGCCCACGCCGGTGA